The Brassica oleracea var. oleracea cultivar TO1000 chromosome C6, BOL, whole genome shotgun sequence genomic interval TAACACTGGATTTTAAATGAGTTTTTAAAATTCATGTTTCAATAACAGTGAATTTGTCATTTTGACACAAATCACCTAAAACTCTCAATTGAATAAATCCCCCTAACAAAACACCAAAACACCAAAACCTAAAATATGAACTAAATCAAACTAAAATCTAACAAAATGACCAAAACTTAAAATCAAAATATTTTTTGTATTTTAATAAGTCAAAAAGATAATTTAGTGAAAGTTGAATTTAGCAAGATTTTTAAGGATTTAATTCATATATTGTAGAGATTTCTTTACCAACCGGATGATTTTTTACTAAAAATTTAGATATTTATCCAAATAAAAACATTAATATAAAATTGTAAATCATAAAACTAAAATCGACTAAAAAGAAAAAAAAGATTATAAAATGACTTGTTAACTTCTGTGTGGGGGAAGGGAGAGTGTGTAACACGCGCTGGGATTCTTGGCGGGCCATGATAGAAGCATGAGTAAGAGAGAGTCATGCGCCATTAATGTGAAAATTGTCCTTACTCCCACAGTGCCAGCTCATTTTATTATATGATGCTAGTTCACTTTTTAATTCTCAATGACGGTTAAAAATAAAATTTATTACTCTAAAATATTAATGTAACGCTAAATAAACAGTCAAACAGTCAAACGCAGTTGTTTATTTGTTCCTCTAAAAAAAACGGAAGATTCATTAAATCGCCTAGTTGGTCAATAAATGTGAAGACTATAAAGATTATTTAACAAAATAATGTTAAATTTACCAATTTAGTTTCTTATTGATGGTTACAAATCTACTTCAAAAGAAAACTGAATATTTATTGAATATTTACTTTCTTATAGATAATTAATTTCCCATAAGTGTCTGTCTTTTCATTGAATGGTTCATTTTGACCGTCATTGAAAAAAGTGAAATCGCTATATAAAATGAGAATATAAAAGAGCATGAAAGCTTCACCAGAGTTAAAGAAAAAAAAAGAGAGAGAGAGCAGAAGATAGAAGAGAGAGAGAGTCCGAAGAAAAACACTTTTCAACAAATAAAAAGGTTAATAAAATATGCTGCGTTTCTCCATGAATTTTATTAAAAGAATCGTTCTTCTTCTTCATCCTCGGATTTGTTTATTGTTTGTTTGATATTTATGTTTTCTCTTCTAGAGATTTGCGTAGTCTTTTGTAAAAATCGAGTTAATCACAGAGACTCTGTTTCTCTCTGCTCAAGGGTTTAAGCTGTGTTCTTCTTCTTGGTTTCTCACTTTTTGTTCTTTTCCTCGTTGTTGTTGTCTTTTTGAAGAACAGGAACAGTTAGCGTTTCTGAACGCGGATTTATGTCGGCTGGATTTGAATCAAAAGCTGTGATTTTGTCTCTGATTAACAACATCTCTTGTCCGATCTCATCAGCATCTTGTTCTAAATCTGGTCTTTGTCCTACTTCAAACGCTCTTCACTTCTGCTCTAAGCAGAGGCTTGTTCTCGAGACTCCGTCTCTTTCCATGCGCTTAAGACGCAAAAGGTATCATCTTTTTTCATTTTTTTCGTCCCTTTTAACAGATCTGTCAGAGAAGAAGAGACTAAACTCATCTCTCTATGTTTTGTTTTTATGTCTCCAGGACTTGTTCTGGCGTTGAAGTGTTTGGGGGTTTTCACATAAAACAGCAAAAGTTTTCTTTTTTCATAGTTCGCTGAGATTTTTATTTATTATTACAAAAACAAAGTTTTGATCTTTTAAGAGTTTTGAGTGTTTTTTTTTTATTTAAATTTTCTGGGTATTTTTGAGGATTTGGGGGTTTTTGTGACGTCAGCAACAATGGTAGAGATAAGTAAACAACAGTCTTTGGTTGACATGAAGAAACCAAAGAGAAGCAACTCTTTACTATCTTCATCATCCCATCCTCAAGATACCCACCAACAACCTTTGAGAAAAGTTCGGATCATTGTCAACGATCCTTACGCGACTGATGATTCCTCTAGCGACGAGGAAGAAGTGGTTAAGCAGCCTCGTCAAGTGAAACGCATCGTCCGTGAAGTCAACTTCCCACCTCTGGAACCTCCTCGTGTCGAGCCTTCCGTGTCTTCCTCGCAAGACAGTACCAAAACCACCAGCAAGAAGGTAGTATCAGCATCAGCATCAGCATCACCTGCTCTAAGGCCCAAGAAGCGTGTTGGCGTTAGGCAGAGGAAGTGGGGGAAATGGGCTGCTGAGATCAGACATCCAATCACCAAAATTAGGACCTGGTTGGGTACTTTTGACACTGAAGAAGCAGCTTATCAAGCTTATATAGAAAAGAGGAGAGAGTATGATGCGCTTGTCGGCATCACTAATGATTCTGTTTCTGAGACTAGTCAATGCTCTCGCTCTTCTCCTCTTGAGCAAGACACTTCTGCTTCGGCTCTCACTTGCGTCAAGCCTAATGAAGAAGAAGAGATCAAGATCACTGCGACTGATGTTGTTCCGAGCAAGGAAGTGTTGTTCGATTTCAACTTTGCCGATCTGCCGATCCCTGATTTTGGTTTCTTCGAGGAACCAATGGCTGGTGGTGTTAACGAGGAAGACCTAGACTTTGATTGTTTCTTCACTGATGATCAGCTTGATGACTTTGGTTTGCTTGATGACATTAACGGGTTTGGAGACTGTGGTCCGAGTGCGTTACCGGACTTCGACTTTGCAGATCTTGGGCTCGACTTGGCTGGTTCGAGTTTCCTTGGCGATCAGAATGCTCCTCAACACATCACTTGCACCAGGAAAAGTTTTGCAACTTGAGTTATATTTTTGTTTAATTTTTAATGTTTTTTTCTAAAAAGTATTTAAGACATACACAAAGTGTGTTCCGGAGAGATGTAAGAGCTTAAGACATAAGTAGCCGGGTTTTGTATTAATGAGTTATATTTTATTATTTATTTAGTTTTTGTTATATAGTTAAAAGTTGAATCAAAAACAGTTTTGCATCTCTTGTGGTTCTTGATGAGTTTAAGACTTTAATTACCATTACTACATCCAGTGTAAGTATTGTTGGAGGCTTCTTTAATTTGTTATTTCCCTTAATCTTATCGCCTTACCAGTGGATGGAACGTTGGATTCTGACGTGTTGTGATTCTACCAATCTAATAGAAAGGGACAATTCATTTGGCCTCTTTCTTCACTGTCTCTCTGCTGATTCGCTGGGCCATCACAAACACAAATTAGCATTCTACTAGTTTAATTTAATTTATTATGGTTTTTGGTTATGAATTATATGTAGTTATAGTGAAGAGGAGAGTGGGAATTAAAGAGGGAGATGCACGGAAGTGTCAACAAGTCGGGGGTTGGTTTTGTCAGGCTATTCGACTAAACTACAAATATTTATAACAGCTGTATCGCATTTGGGAGTATAGATTATAATTAAAAAAAAGTTAAAGGTGATTGGGAATGAGGAAATGTCAAAGGATGATTTTTATACTGTCTATACTAAACTTGGTAGTATTTTAGTAGTTATCATCTCCCACTCTCTTCCACTACTTTGTGGTTGCACATGCGATTGTATGTATCTTTTATGTACGTGCGTGTGGCATGTCTCACTCACGTGATCTATGCAATAAGAAAGGAGAGCTTGAAGCGCACATGCATGGGCTGAGGTGAGGTGATGAAGTGCGAGGATCTTGTGATAAGCTTTCTTTTAACTCTGTCTGGATCATATATTATATAAACTATTCACATTCTCATAAACATAAACACAATCAAAATGAATCAAGTGTTTTGTTAGTTTGTGAGATAACATAGCTTCATGCTAACCAAGTGTGGTGGTAGTCTAATGGTTATCTCTCGGGATTTGGTGTGTATCCGTATCAGTTATGGATTCGATTTTCCATGGGAACTAAATTATCATCATTTGGTCAGTTTTCGGTTTGGGATTCAGTCCAAGTTGTTTACATGGTAGATCGTAACAAATGATCAGTTCACCCCCTGACATTAATTGGAAGATATTCTAAATTCGGGTCAAGCAGTGTGGTAGCCACATTTTGTAGCAATGTGTTCCTACCGGATCAGTCGACAGGATGTATCGAAAAAAAAACATAGCTTCATGCTAAAAAATGTATTGGATTTTGGGCTGGAACAAATGTAACTTTTCGGCCCAAACCTCAGTGTATATCTCTTGGTTTTTATCTTTTCAAATATGAAGTGGCTTGGTGTAAGACTATAAAACACGTTCATGCACAATTGAAAGCTACCACTTAGATCATTTGCTAATGCTTCACAACAGCAATACTTGAACAAGTCTTCAAGTTAATTAGAGATATAAATGTTTCCCATATTGAAGCATTTGCAGTGGTCAGGGCTGCACCAATCGACTAGTCGAGGGGAGAGGCTTTGATGGCACTGAAACGGCATTGGGTCAATGAGCAAGAAGATGTAAGACCAATCCTTTGAGAGTGATTTGAACATTTGCACAAGAGTTCATCACATTGATTGTGCCTTTTTATGATAGGATCAAACAAATGTCTCTTGAGTGTTGTCATCCTGTGGAAGAATAACAGGAAAAACAGCGTGGATACTCCATGGACGCCGTTCACTGCTTCGTCAAAACTTCCTTCAACCGTCAGATCAGCTTGGAAAGTAGAAGAGTTCATCATTATCAAGAAGTTGCTTCAACCGTGACGTATTCCAGTCCAATATATATACTTTAGCCCAAATACTTGTAAGCGAAAGATAAAATTTCCAATTGCTCATTGGGCTTGAATTCATTTCCAAAGGCTCACTCATGTCCTTGTAATCAATCAATTTAATTGGTCATTGTCTGTACTAGTTCTTTGCTTCGTAACCGTGTATATATACTATATATATATATATATAATAGTCGTTGTCAAATCAAGAAATAGATCTCAAACTTTTTAGATATTTTTAAGTACATATCATGCGACAAGTACACTATTAAAACGAGATTTACTAATTGAAATTTAAGCGGGTAGTCCACGTGCAATGCAAGTAATTTTAAATAGTTCATGAATAACTAGCAAGTAACAGGAAGTACAGGGAGACTTGTAACCAGTAAATATAATTTTCTTAGCAAGTATTTGAAATTTAAACAAAAGTATATGAAATTACGAATATTTATTCTTTACAAGCCAAATATCATTTTTTATAACTCACAGAAAACGGATTAAGCCGCAAGTACTACCTGAAATCTCGGTCATTTATTTATGTCCACTTTTAACTTATCAATCGTCATTAATGTAACATAACTCACAACAAAACTTGTTCAAAAAAAAAAACTCACAACAAAACTTGAGAAAAATTATATCCTAATTTATAAAAAAGTATAAATCATTCAAATTAATCACAAATAAATTTATTTCTTAATCATTCTAATTAAAGCTAGGGGACACAGTTACAAATAAATTATTATCAAAATCAAAAGAGATAGTTGGGAAGATGGTCTCCTAATCAGTAATCCTTGCTACTTTCTATTAATTCTTCAAAATGAAACCAAAGAAAATCACAGCCATTTTCAGTTTAATATTGGCTGAGTGAACCAAGTAGAAAGCAATGAAACCACTGGATATAGTGCAGTTGAACGCTGATAAAGGAAATCAAGCTTGGTCTAAGCTGGAGGGATATATCTGCAACGAGAGCAGAGACCGGACGAGTAGTGTAATATTCTCAAATTACTACATATTCAGAAATATATATTATTATCTTTTTGCTAATTTCTATCAATATGCAGATTGAAGGAATAACATGCCAAATATCTCTCTATATTATGACACCTAAGGAAATTCTACCAGAGGACGGATAACATAATTGTGAAACTATGTAAGAATATCTTTCTTGTTAATGTCCGTATTTTGTTTGATATTTTGTATTTTATTGGGAAAAATTGTGAAATTACCAACTGGTGAATTAGTTACGTCTCGTCTTGATCCTAAACGCATTCAAACGCGATCATGTTATCAACGACTTGTACCTTTTAATATTAGTCACATAGAAGAGCAAGTGGTCAAAGAAAAAACATGTTTACCTATGGGATCAAAACTAATTGTCGCTCCTTTTCAACAAAATTGATGCTTGATTCGCAAGAAATCAATGATTACTCTGAGTGTGAATCGTCAAGCATATAAATACTTTTAATAGCTCAAATTGTCACATCTGAAGATTGGTGATAATTTAATAGCTCAAATTGTCACATCTGAAGATTGGTGATAATTTAATAGCTCAAATTGTCACATCTGAAGATTGGTGATAATTTAATAGCTCAAATTGTCACATCTGAAGATTGGTGATAATTTCATGTCACCAGTGGTTTAGCGGTCGAAGCATCTTTTGAGTCGAAACAACTTGTGGCCTCTGTATAACGGACATGTCGTATCTTATTTTCAAATATATATTGTAATCTCGCGTGATATTAATCTAATAAATATAATAAAGTTGCTACAAGTAATCAGTTTTATTTAGAAGTAATAAAAATGATTTACACTATCACATATAATTTTCATTGATGTTAACACTCACATGCATATTCTATATGATAAGTTTAGGGTCAACGCATGTGTCCTTTTGGGTTACTTGCAACAAAATAGGTCTCATTCCCAAATAAATTTAGTTCATTAGTTGCCAAAGATATGTACATATATATATATATATATATATATCTGGCTTGTTTTTTTCTTTGCCAACGTATATAATAGGTTTAGTATCAATACTATTAAATTAGGAACATGACCTATTGATATATGTTTAGTCCAACTATTGTTATTTTTTATTTTCTAATGTAACACCTTTAATTCCAAAATACTAGGAACCCGCTACTTTCAATTAAAACCGTCGACTCATACTTCTTCTTTTTTAAAACCTTTTACGATGGATGTTGACTCTGGGTAATGAAATGAAACGAATTTACTGTCGACTCATACTTTCAATTAAAAATGTAGACTCCTTTTGATTCTAAATCTTATAAGTCCACTAAATAAAAATTATGTTGTTTGGAAACCAATGATATTGATACTATACTTTCATAAATATTATCTCTACTACAAAAATTAATCGAAACTTGGCAATGATATATTATAAGAAAATATAAAACCTAAATATATGTTTAAATTAATGTTTCAAACACAATCACAACATTGAACCGGAATGTTTTCGGTTATTGGTTATTTGATTGACTGTAGATAAACCATAGTTAGTAATTTAATTAATTTTAATATATAACTATAAATATATCAATATTAAAAATATAAGAAAAAATGTTTAAAAATACAGTAAGTTTTTTAAAACACTATTTTTTTTTCACATACAATATAATTTGAACAATTTTTATATCATGTTGGAGTTAAGAGAAATATTTTACAAAATAAAACACAAATATGAAAATTTCTATAAAAATGTTAAACAAAAAATATGCCCGCCCTTTGAAGGGCGGGTCAGAATCTAGTGATCATTATTCCAGGTACAATCAATTATAATTTCTTCCAAAGACAATTCATAAGTATTACTATATTTTTGGATATGCCTTACACGTATTCAAAGTAGGGTAACTGACTCTAGCTAGTGGAAGTGTTTCATTAAGTAATCATTTGTAAAAAGAAGGTGTATTGGGTGTTTTTTTTGTCACAAACAAACTTTCATTAAAAATAAAAGTGGTTACACTCCATAGAGGAGACATTGTTCCAGAACTGGACAACATGAAAATTCAGACAACCACATTGACACTACTACATAGAAGATAATGCATCTTGCTCGAAAGAGAGGAATTATACAGCAGCGTACCAATTCCTTTGAGATAAATAGGGAGGCAAAGTCGAAGGAATCTGAGAACACATTCAGAAAACTCGAACTATTGCCTGAAGCTGAAGGTGTATAGTGTTTTTCAAAGTAGGTGTATGTAGGCTACTGGTTAAACGCATGAGTTGGGTCTATTGTCTTTTTATTTCGAATTCTGGTGGAGAGAATTTTGTGCGCCATGTTTTTTGGTATTAGCAAAAACTGATTCTAAACCTAGAGGAATATTAACGACCAATGCCTAACTCCTTCTAATTGATAAAATTTAAAAGGTATGAAAGAATAACTTGCCAAGTTTTTAGGAGATTTCGAAGTTTACCCAGAGTTTTCAGAAATAAATTAAGTGCAACTAAGTGTCACAAACAAAAACAAAAAAAAACTAAGTGCAAGGAACAACGTTTCCCACATGTAGACTGACATTATCATAAAGTAATAAATACGAACTTTTGTAAATAGTTGAGAGTTACACCTAATTCATACAATCCGAAAATTCAGAAACACAGAGAGGTATACACGTATATATACAAATTGAAGAATAAGTGTTGGTTACATTTATTTATTTTTGCTAAACGTCTTATAAGGTAGTTGGCAGGCTGGCAGCTAGTTGGTCTTCTCCGTGTATTGATTTTATCACATCACATTATATTTGTGCGGGACCGTTGTATATATTACAGTATATTTTATGGTTCTTACGAATTAGAAATAAATTAGCAACTGAATTAAGTGAAAACGCCCTTAGTTATCCATGTATCAGAGCATGGTTTCTTACTCTGTCGTTGTTTGTATGGACTATACGAGAAACAGGAGAAAAGAGAAGAGAATACACGCAATCTTGGGGAAGAGCAAGAGATTCAACATGAACCCTATGATATAATATAAGTGACCAATTACTTAACAAGATTCCCAAACTCAGATTGATTCGTAATATCATCATTCTTGTTTTATTTTCTTGCTACTAATGTTTGGTCACTATAGAGACTCTCTGATATCTAGACTGTGTTTTCTGTAGACCCTAACGAATCAAATATTTTCACCCAATTGTAGTCGTAGTTAAATCGATTATAAACTCAATGGATGGGCAGTTGCAAGTTTTATTTTTGTTAAAACTTAAACTCGACATTTGGAAGATATAACAAGGACTAATATATATTGTTTAGATTGTAGGATTTTGGCAATCCGCTGCGCCCTCCTTCATGCAATCGACCTCCACATCAACCATGTCTGGCTCTGCTCAGATTCCTAAGTGCTCATTGGAGCTTTATCGTCGGGACGTTGCCCTACTGAACTCTACGGAGTGCTTTCGGACATCGCCACGATCGCCTCTTCGTCTTTCATTTCCTGTCGTTTTTCGTTCATTAAAAAAAATTTAAATAGGCTTGCGGACTTATATGCTAAGGTCTGCTTACATTCTGGCCCAAGCTCTTGTAAACCTTAAACTTTTTGCTTAATCAAGTCTTTTATGTTGCTAAAAAAAAAGATCGTAGGATTTTAGGTTTGAGTTTTAGGAGATAGAGTTTAGGATTTAGGATTTAGGATTTTGTACTTTTAAGTTTTATTTCTAGACTTTGGGATTTATTGATTTTGCATCTAGAATCTAAGTTTTATTATTCCTTAAAAAGATAAAATATATTATTTTATTATGAAAGGTGATGGAAGAACTGTATTGTGGACTAGAAATCGGTGTACTAATGAAACACAGCCACATTATATTCATATTAAATGAGATGCTCAAGTATATATCAAGCAGCTGGTGAACAGTCCCAAACTAAACTGCTTCATCAAAATTTGTGGGCATTAATGATCTCACAATAGGGCTACGAAAGTCCTCGTAACTATTGTGCAGATTCATTAACTATAAAGGTTTGTGATCTCAATTTCTCAAGAGTTTTCTCTAATTTGGTTCTGATACACGAATGATAAAAATGTAAAGACTCATGCATTCTTTTCTAAGTATGGGATAAAGTTTATATATGTTTGGTAAAAAGATTTGGGTTTTATTTGGGGTTTTGGTGGAATCGTCGTATCTTGAGATTTGTCTGCTTTCAGATTCCAAGTCAAACATCGCAACTACTATTTGATTTGCCTCATGTTTTCCGAAACATGGGTCTCAAGATTTGTCTAGTTGCACTTTCCAAGTCAAACATTGTAACTACTGTTTGATTTTCCCTCTCGTGTGTTTCCACTTTCAAATGACTATCGGGCCCAACTCGACGAATTTCTTAGTAATAACTAAATATTACAACATATTAACTGGTATTTCAGCGTCCTTTTTGTCCATTTGGTTCAGTTAAATAGTCTCATCATGTTACTTAATCTCGGTTTTTTAGTTACTTTTGAAACATAACATTAGGGAGACCGTATGTATTACGTTATATCGAAACATAAAAGGAGTACAACTGGAAACGAAATGTCTGAAAGCGTAGAGGCAATCTTTTAAAGTTTCAAGAACAAAACCGTATCAAATGATATTAAAATAAAAGATTGTTAATATTCCCATAAATAACTTAATTGAAAAATGATATTTTAACTTCTTCTTTTTTAACAACAGATGATATTCTAACCAAAGTAAATCAATAAGATCATAATGTTGGAGGTCAAAATATTTAGACCAATATCGCCATTCTCGTTTTTACCAACTCTATCAAGTTCGATTAATATCTTGCTAAAAGGCTCTGGTTTTCTTCTCGAGCTTTAGACTATTAGGTCATTTTCAGTGATTTTTTCTTAACAAAATCATTTTCTAGTGCTATATATCAAGCTAGTTAATTTTTATTTAGTTATAAAATATCAATTACCCTAAATTATTTATTTACTACTATGTTTTCAAATAAAAAGATAAGATTCCGCCGCGTTCTCGAAATAAAAACAAGCGTTTCCATCACGTTTTAGAATTGAGTTTCTTTAGAAATGCGTTTCCGCAATGATTCTCCACATTTCCAAGAAAAATCTCGGACATAGTTTTCATACAATGGCTTAAATGACACACTCAATCAAACAAATCATATGCACAAGGTTTCACCACTGACCACTTGGTTTCGTTCATCATTACTATTTACTAAGTTAGTACTCCCTCTGTTTCGAATTAGATGTCGTTTTAGAGCAAGATTTTTGTTTCAAAATTAGTGTCGTTTTATGATTTCAATGTAAAATTTATTGACTTCTTATTATAATCTATTTTTCTATTGGTTGAAATCTGGTTAGGTGTATTGGTAATGATGTTTTTATCTAGTAAATAGATAAACTTAAATGTTTTATTAATTTGTGTGTCAAAGTCTAGACCGACAATTAAATGACAATTAAAATGAAACGGATGGAGTATATATAAAAAAAACAAAGTCAAAATGCGAATTATATTAATCTTCAATTTCGGGAGTTGACCATAAAGCTATAACTCTGTGACTATAATTATGTAACTATAATTTCTCTGACTTTCACGTGATCTGTCACGTTGATGGGTGATAGGTCCAACTCGCAAGTAAACTTTACGTAAAAAAATTTGTCGGCATTTTACGTACATTTCCCAGGGTATGATTATAAACTTCATTTAATTTATGCGTAAAAAATGATTAGTAGTACTAATCCTTTCATTTGTGAAACTTCGTACATGCTCACTCCTAAATCGTTTTAGAATTGTGCACATAGATTAAAAAATCATTAATTTTTTATACTATTTTATAAAAAAAAAATCATTAATTATTTATCAAACCACAAATCAACAAATAATAAAATAGAAGATATATTATCATTGGTCATAGAACATTAAGTGTTAATAAATTTTACATAGAAAACCGAAAACGTTATATAATTTGGAACATAAAAATTATTCTAAAGCGACTTATATAAAAAAACGGAGAGAGTACTATATAGTTCTGGAGAGAGTAGTATATAGTTCTGAAAACAATGTTCTCTTGGATTCATATTAATGCAACAGTACTATTTGGCGCCTACTTGGCTACATGATCATCAAATCAAAGTAGTTACCAAACAATTGATCTCGATTAAACCAAACGCTGACACGTCTCTGCCGGTTTTATTTATTTCTATCTCAACAACAATTTTGAAAGATATGAAAATTTTATATCAAAGGGGGAAACAGTCCTTATCATTTGATCTCATTACACCCAAGAGAAGTAAAACAAAACAATTTTTTTCTCATGATAATTGAATATTATAGTCAAATAAAGCAAATTTTAAATAGAGAGCAAAACGAGAGCGTTGGGTGACGTTAGACTCTTCATTAACTCTTCTCATCTACCCCTTCTCCTCTTTGCCTTTATATCCTTCACCTCCCCTCACTCGTCTTCATTAACTAATCTTCAGAAACCTAATAACAAAAGTTAATAAAACAAAAGCACTTTCATATTTTTACATTAAAAATCTCCCTTCCGAAGATGTCTCAAGCACCGATGCCAGATTTTTCTAGCTCGGTGAAGCTCAAGTATGTGAAACTTGGCTATCAATACTTAGTCAATCACTTCTTGAGTCTTCTTTTGATCCCCATCATGGCAATCATTGCCGTTGAGCTTCTTCGGATGGGTCCAGAAGAGATTCTTAACGTTTGGAACTCACTTCACTTTGACATAGTTCAGGTTCTATGTTCTTCTTTCCTTGTTATCTTCATCTCCACCGTTTACTTCATGTCCAAGCCACGCACCATCTACCTTGTTGACTACTCTTGTTACAAACCGCCTGTCACGTGCCGTGTCCCCTTCGCAACTTTCATGGAACATTCACGTTTGATCCTCAAGGACTCGCCTAAGAGCGTTGAGTTTCAAATGCGAATCCTTGAACGTTCTGGTCTAGGCGAAGAGACTTGTCTCCCTCCAGCTATTCATTACATTCCTCCTACACCAACCATGGACGAGGCAAGAAGCGAGGCTCAGATGGTTATCTTCACGGCTATGGATGATCTCTTCAAGAAAACTGGTCTCCTGCCTAAAGACATCGACATACTCATTGTCAACTGCTCTCTCTTCTCGCCCACCCCATCGCTCTCAGCAATGGTCATCAACAAATATAAGCTTAGGAGCAACATTAAAAGCTTTAATCTCTCCGGGATGGGCTGCAGCGCGGGCCTGATCTCAGTCGATCTGGCCCGTGATCTCCTTCAGGTTCATCCCAATTCTAATGCGGTCATTGTCAGCACTGAGATCATAACTCCTAATTACTACAAAGGGAACGAGAGAGCCATGTTGCTGCCCAACTGTCTCTTCCGCATGGGATCCGCGGCAATTCTTATGTCAAACCGTCGGTCTGACCGGTGGAGAGCCAAGTACAAGCTCTGCCACCTTGTCCGGACCCACCGTGGCGCTGACGACAAGTCTTACTACTGCGTCTATGAACAGGAAGATAGAGAAGGAAAGATTGGCATCAACTTGTCCAAAGATCTTATGGCCATCGCCGGTGAAGCTCTCAAGGCTAACATCACCACAATAGGTAATAATAATACATATCATTTAATTCACTTTAATACCCTAACAATAATATAAACGGTGGAAAAGTATTTTAAGGGGTGGGTGGGTGATTCAACTCTTTTGGTTCTTGTTCAGTGTGAATCTTTTGAATCGGTTAGTTTTTTTTTTTTTGATAAACAAATTACATACCGCTATAATTTTTTTTTATAATTAAACAATAATTAGGAATGTCTTGTTTGTAGGAGAATTTTGCTTATCGATTC includes:
- the LOC106301084 gene encoding ethylene-responsive transcription factor ERF118-like — its product is MVEISKQQSLVDMKKPKRSNSLLSSSSHPQDTHQQPLRKVRIIVNDPYATDDSSSDEEEVVKQPRQVKRIVREVNFPPLEPPRVEPSVSSSQDSTKTTSKKVVSASASASPALRPKKRVGVRQRKWGKWAAEIRHPITKIRTWLGTFDTEEAAYQAYIEKRREYDALVGITNDSVSETSQCSRSSPLEQDTSASALTCVKPNEEEEIKITATDVVPSKEVLFDFNFADLPIPDFGFFEEPMAGGVNEEDLDFDCFFTDDQLDDFGLLDDINGFGDCGPSALPDFDFADLGLDLAGSSFLGDQNAPQHITCTRKSFAT
- the LOC106300729 gene encoding 3-ketoacyl-CoA synthase 6 gives rise to the protein MSQAPMPDFSSSVKLKYVKLGYQYLVNHFLSLLLIPIMAIIAVELLRMGPEEILNVWNSLHFDIVQVLCSSFLVIFISTVYFMSKPRTIYLVDYSCYKPPVTCRVPFATFMEHSRLILKDSPKSVEFQMRILERSGLGEETCLPPAIHYIPPTPTMDEARSEAQMVIFTAMDDLFKKTGLLPKDIDILIVNCSLFSPTPSLSAMVINKYKLRSNIKSFNLSGMGCSAGLISVDLARDLLQVHPNSNAVIVSTEIITPNYYKGNERAMLLPNCLFRMGSAAILMSNRRSDRWRAKYKLCHLVRTHRGADDKSYYCVYEQEDREGKIGINLSKDLMAIAGEALKANITTIGPLVLPASEQLLFLLSLIGRKIFNLKWKPYIPDFKLAFEHFCIHAGGRAVIDELQKNLQLSGEHVEASRMTLHRFGNTSSSSLWYELCYIESKGRMRRGDRVWQIAFGSGFKCNSAVWKCNRTIKTPKDGPWSDCIDRYPVFIPEVVKL